In Zobellia roscoffensis, the following are encoded in one genomic region:
- a CDS encoding DUF3109 family protein, producing the protein MFQLGKTIVSEQIIENDFVCNISACKGQCCVDGNAGAPLEDEETEILVDIYSKVKPFLRKEGIEAIEEQGAFVKGDDGEWETPLVNDSECAYVVFADNGTAKCGIEEAYNQGEVKWKKPVSCHLYPVRIREYTELTAVNYHQWNICDPACALGDELKVPIYKFVKEALIRKFGEAWYQELEQIAAEHSKS; encoded by the coding sequence ATGTTTCAATTGGGGAAAACAATAGTGTCAGAACAAATTATCGAGAACGATTTTGTCTGTAATATTTCGGCCTGTAAGGGTCAGTGTTGTGTAGACGGTAATGCAGGCGCTCCTTTAGAGGATGAAGAGACTGAAATTCTTGTAGATATCTATAGTAAAGTAAAGCCCTTTCTTAGAAAGGAAGGTATTGAAGCTATAGAAGAGCAGGGTGCTTTTGTAAAGGGAGATGATGGTGAATGGGAAACACCTTTGGTAAACGATAGTGAGTGTGCCTATGTGGTCTTCGCGGACAATGGAACTGCAAAATGCGGAATTGAAGAGGCTTATAACCAAGGAGAAGTAAAGTGGAAGAAGCCAGTTTCATGCCATTTGTACCCTGTTCGTATACGCGAGTATACAGAGCTTACAGCAGTAAATTATCATCAATGGAATATTTGTGATCCTGCTTGTGCTTTAGGCGATGAGCTTAAGGTGCCTATTTACAAATTTGTGAAGGAAGCACTCATTAGAAAGTTTGGCGAAGCATGGTACCAAGAATTGGAACAAATTGCCGCAGAACATTCTAAATCGTAG
- a CDS encoding MarC family protein, which produces MDIQFDLREIATATMVLFAVIDILGSIPIIISLRKKVGHIESEKASIVSLLIMVAFLFVGEKILKLIGIDVYSFAVAGSFILFFLALEMILGITLYKEDEPESASIVPIAFPLIAGAGTLTALLSLRAEFRVENIIVAIALNTIFVFLVLKSSKRIERVLGQNGLNVIRKVFGVILLAIAVKLFAANVNELF; this is translated from the coding sequence ATGGATATACAATTCGATCTTCGAGAAATTGCAACCGCTACCATGGTACTTTTTGCCGTTATTGATATTTTAGGAAGTATCCCTATAATTATTAGTTTACGAAAAAAAGTAGGGCATATTGAATCTGAAAAAGCTTCTATTGTCTCGTTGCTTATTATGGTTGCCTTTCTTTTTGTTGGAGAAAAAATATTAAAATTAATAGGCATAGATGTGTATTCTTTTGCTGTAGCGGGTTCCTTTATTCTATTTTTTCTTGCTCTAGAAATGATATTGGGCATTACGCTTTATAAGGAAGATGAGCCCGAAAGCGCATCTATAGTCCCCATTGCCTTCCCATTAATAGCAGGTGCGGGAACCTTAACTGCATTACTTTCACTACGGGCTGAATTTAGAGTAGAGAACATCATTGTTGCCATTGCGCTAAACACTATTTTTGTATTCCTAGTTTTGAAGTCTTCAAAAAGAATAGAAAGAGTCCTAGGCCAAAATGGATTAAACGTAATTAGAAAAGTATTTGGGGTTATTCTATTGGCCATAGCCGTAAAACTATTTGCAGCCAACGTTAACGAGTTATTCTAG
- a CDS encoding S41 family peptidase, translating to MKRQQNYIWPTVIAAALALGIFVGGKLHFADSPEKLFTTNSKKDKLNRLIDYIDYEYVDDIDTDSIVDVTVNQILEKLDPHSVYIPKNEMDRVSENMKGDFVGIGINFYPYKDTISVIRTVPKGPSYLKGIKAGDRILMADSDTLYGKALASEDIVGKLKGEKGSSVKLKVYRKEDDKIFTVNVKRDIVPIKSVESYYMLTKDMAYIKVNRFAESTYKEFKSALSELIKQGARKLTLDLRDNPGGYLGVAEQMADEFLKDGKLILFTKNKKGKINKIHATSKGRFEDKPVYVLINERSASASEIIAGALQDNDIGTIVGRRSFGKGLVQREMELGDGSAVRLTVSRYYTPTGRSIQKSYENGNDDYYKKFTDRYHSGELVTVDSIKVADSLKFTTPKGKVVYGGGGIIPDVFVPIGSNEEEAVESMDSFGWLSYFIFEHLDGDRKRYNSFSKEEFINDFKVDDILFEKFVDYSVSRNLRMNFYDYEDSIKLYLKAALAEQLFGANIHAKIKSKEDKMLQEILKLDNPVVEQEEAEAIESSN from the coding sequence ATGAAACGACAACAAAACTACATATGGCCTACCGTTATAGCTGCAGCACTTGCCCTAGGTATTTTTGTTGGCGGAAAATTGCATTTTGCAGATTCACCGGAGAAACTCTTTACCACCAATTCCAAAAAAGACAAACTCAATAGACTCATTGATTATATAGATTATGAGTATGTAGATGATATTGATACTGACAGTATTGTAGATGTAACCGTAAATCAGATTTTAGAGAAACTGGATCCTCATTCCGTATACATTCCTAAAAATGAAATGGATCGTGTTTCAGAGAATATGAAAGGTGATTTTGTTGGTATTGGTATAAATTTTTATCCTTATAAAGACACTATTTCAGTTATTAGAACAGTGCCAAAGGGACCTAGTTATTTAAAAGGGATAAAAGCCGGCGATCGTATTTTAATGGCCGATAGCGATACCTTGTACGGCAAAGCCTTGGCCAGTGAAGATATTGTAGGTAAACTAAAAGGAGAAAAAGGCAGTTCGGTAAAACTGAAGGTCTATAGAAAAGAAGACGATAAAATATTTACCGTAAACGTAAAAAGAGATATTGTTCCCATAAAAAGTGTGGAATCTTATTATATGTTAACCAAAGACATGGCATATATAAAGGTGAATCGTTTTGCGGAGTCTACTTATAAAGAGTTTAAATCTGCATTGTCCGAATTAATTAAGCAAGGGGCCCGGAAGTTAACGTTGGATTTAAGAGATAACCCTGGTGGTTATTTGGGTGTTGCCGAGCAAATGGCAGATGAATTTCTTAAAGATGGAAAGCTGATTCTCTTCACCAAGAACAAAAAAGGGAAAATCAATAAAATTCATGCCACCTCAAAAGGTAGGTTTGAAGATAAACCGGTCTATGTTCTAATCAATGAGCGTTCTGCGTCTGCAAGCGAAATTATAGCTGGGGCCCTGCAGGATAATGATATAGGTACTATAGTTGGTCGCCGTTCGTTTGGTAAAGGTTTGGTACAGCGGGAGATGGAGTTGGGTGATGGTTCTGCCGTACGTCTTACAGTTTCTCGATATTACACGCCTACGGGACGGAGTATTCAGAAGTCTTATGAAAACGGAAATGACGACTACTATAAAAAGTTTACCGATAGGTACCACAGTGGTGAGCTGGTTACTGTAGACAGCATAAAAGTGGCTGATTCATTAAAATTTACCACACCCAAAGGCAAAGTGGTGTATGGTGGTGGTGGGATTATTCCAGATGTTTTTGTGCCAATAGGATCTAATGAAGAAGAAGCTGTAGAAAGCATGGATAGCTTTGGATGGCTTTCCTATTTTATTTTTGAGCATTTAGATGGTGACAGAAAACGATACAATTCTTTTTCAAAAGAAGAATTCATCAATGATTTTAAAGTAGATGATATTCTTTTTGAAAAATTTGTAGATTACTCTGTCAGTAGAAATCTAAGAATGAATTTCTATGACTATGAAGACAGCATTAAACTATACTTAAAGGCAGCATTGGCAGAACAACTGTTTGGAGCCAACATACATGCAAAAATAAAAAGTAAAGAAGACAAAATGTTACAGGAGATACTTAAACTAGATAATCCTGTAGTAGAACAAGAAGAAGCGGAAGCTATTGAAAGCAGCAATTAA
- a CDS encoding deoxycytidylate deaminase gives MKKIKQTKYDKAYLRMAQEWGKLSYCERKQVGAIIVKDRMIISDGYNGTPTGFENICEDEEGYTKWYVLHAEANAISKVASSTQSCEGATLYITLSPCRECSKLIHQSGIKRVVYTRAYKDDSGLQFLERAGIELVHLPEIEEEVDEAI, from the coding sequence ATGAAAAAAATAAAACAAACAAAATACGATAAGGCATATCTGCGCATGGCTCAAGAATGGGGCAAGCTTTCCTATTGCGAGAGAAAACAGGTGGGTGCCATAATTGTAAAGGACAGAATGATCATATCTGATGGTTACAATGGTACGCCAACGGGTTTTGAAAACATATGCGAAGATGAAGAAGGGTATACCAAATGGTATGTTTTACACGCTGAGGCCAATGCTATCAGCAAAGTAGCCTCTTCTACTCAATCCTGTGAAGGGGCAACCCTCTATATTACACTATCACCATGTAGAGAGTGTAGTAAGTTAATTCATCAGTCTGGCATAAAACGTGTTGTATACACACGGGCTTATAAAGACGACTCGGGATTACAATTTTTAGAACGAGCAGGTATAGAATTAGTGCATTTACCCGAAATTGAAGAAGAGGTAGACGAGGCAATATAA
- a CDS encoding HupE/UreJ family protein, producing the protein MEEFLFYIRMGLNHVLDVNAYDHILFLAALAVPFSFKNWKKVVLLATVFTIAHCLSLSLSAYDAVTVDVSLIEFLIPVTIMMTAVFNLVFMRNMATVKNMQGHVLATLIFGLIHGFGFSNYFRMLMAEEDSKLVPLLGFAAGIELSQVAIVVSVLALSWVIITITKLKKVLFVVITSILIILLTIPMLIRTFPL; encoded by the coding sequence ATGGAGGAATTTTTGTTCTACATAAGGATGGGTCTAAATCATGTATTAGATGTTAATGCATATGATCACATTCTTTTTTTAGCAGCATTGGCTGTTCCATTCTCCTTTAAAAACTGGAAGAAAGTAGTATTGTTGGCTACTGTTTTTACCATAGCTCACTGCTTGTCACTGTCGTTAAGTGCGTATGACGCCGTAACGGTAGATGTTAGCCTTATAGAGTTTTTGATTCCCGTAACCATAATGATGACCGCTGTTTTTAATCTGGTGTTTATGCGCAATATGGCGACGGTTAAAAACATGCAAGGGCATGTGCTGGCTACATTGATATTTGGTTTAATTCACGGTTTTGGTTTTAGCAACTACTTTAGAATGCTTATGGCTGAGGAGGATAGCAAATTAGTGCCACTTTTGGGCTTTGCAGCCGGCATTGAGCTCTCACAGGTTGCCATCGTGGTTTCGGTTTTGGCACTAAGTTGGGTTATAATTACAATTACGAAATTAAAGAAAGTGCTATTCGTCGTAATTACATCTATTTTAATAATACTTCTAACAATACCAATGCTCATTCGTACGTTTCCGCTATAG
- a CDS encoding TerB family tellurite resistance protein, translating to MIKWFAAIIGYYFFRFPGAILGYLVGSLIDGFKITGGGGAQSVFGDMTRQKVSPADFELNLLSLCSIVIKADGKVSQREMDYVRQYFVSTYGKEKANAIFRTFNEINKKHEISAQRICTFLNQRTRYEVRLQLLHFLFGIAQADGSVSTPEINKIREIAGYLRVTARDFESIKAMFIKSVNNAYKILDIEKSASNDEVKKAYRTMAKKYHPDRVNTQNEAIKKGAEEKFKEVQKAYEEIQSERGL from the coding sequence ATGATAAAATGGTTCGCAGCCATTATTGGATATTATTTTTTTCGGTTTCCCGGAGCAATTTTAGGATATCTAGTAGGAAGCTTAATTGATGGATTTAAAATTACTGGTGGAGGCGGAGCGCAGTCTGTTTTTGGAGACATGACGCGTCAAAAAGTATCTCCAGCAGATTTTGAGCTGAATTTACTGTCTTTATGCTCCATAGTTATAAAGGCAGATGGCAAGGTTAGCCAACGGGAAATGGATTATGTACGACAGTACTTTGTAAGTACATATGGCAAGGAAAAGGCCAATGCCATTTTTAGAACATTTAATGAGATTAATAAAAAGCATGAAATTTCGGCACAGCGTATTTGTACGTTTTTAAACCAACGTACTCGTTATGAAGTTCGTTTGCAACTGCTTCACTTTTTATTTGGAATTGCTCAAGCAGATGGTTCTGTTAGCACTCCGGAGATAAATAAAATTCGTGAAATAGCGGGTTATTTGCGAGTTACTGCAAGAGACTTTGAGAGTATTAAGGCTATGTTCATTAAATCGGTCAACAATGCGTATAAAATACTTGATATTGAAAAATCTGCTAGTAATGACGAGGTTAAAAAAGCCTACCGTACAATGGCTAAGAAATATCATCCAGATCGCGTAAATACACAAAACGAGGCCATTAAGAAAGGTGCAGAAGAGAAGTTCAAGGAAGTTCAAAAGGCCTATGAAGAAATTCAGTCAGAAAGAGGGTTGTAG
- a CDS encoding BrxA/BrxB family bacilliredoxin, whose translation MYPAELVKPMREDLASAGFEELHTSEAVENAIKKEGTTLVVVNSVCGCAAANARPAAKLSLHNTKKPDHIVTVFAGVDIEAVNTARNLMIPFPPSSPSMALFKDGELVHMIERHHIEGRPAELIAENLVGAYEEFC comes from the coding sequence ATGTATCCTGCAGAATTGGTAAAACCTATGAGAGAAGACTTGGCATCAGCTGGGTTTGAAGAATTACATACATCAGAAGCAGTCGAAAATGCAATCAAAAAAGAAGGTACTACTTTAGTTGTAGTAAATTCTGTTTGTGGTTGTGCAGCGGCAAACGCTAGACCTGCGGCTAAGTTAAGCTTACACAACACTAAGAAACCTGACCATATTGTTACGGTTTTTGCAGGTGTTGATATTGAAGCTGTTAATACAGCAAGAAATCTAATGATTCCTTTTCCTCCGTCATCGCCAAGTATGGCTCTTTTTAAAGACGGAGAATTAGTACATATGATTGAGCGTCACCATATTGAAGGTAGACCAGCAGAATTAATTGCCGAAAACTTAGTAGGTGCTTACGAAGAGTTCTGTTAG
- a CDS encoding lysophospholipid acyltransferase family protein, with the protein MQKLLAYPLTFLYIILFGLCLLVYHPIQWVCFNVFGYNAHRMSVAFLNLSLMRSTHVLGTTYAFNNPHNIPTNRPLIIVLNHQSMHDIPPIVWFMRKHHPKFVSKKELGKGIPSVSYNLRHGGSVLIDRNDSRQALSEIAKLGRYIEKYKRSAVIFPEGTRSRTGHPKPFKATGLKLLMKNAPSALIVPISINNSWKMLKYGKFPNGIGNRITFDVHDPIEVNSDFDSALAKAEQSVVSGITSFKS; encoded by the coding sequence ATGCAAAAGCTACTGGCCTATCCCTTAACCTTCCTTTACATAATTCTTTTCGGATTGTGTTTGCTTGTGTATCACCCCATTCAATGGGTCTGCTTTAATGTTTTTGGGTATAACGCCCATAGAATGAGTGTTGCCTTTCTGAACCTATCACTAATGCGATCAACACATGTTTTAGGTACCACCTATGCTTTTAACAACCCGCATAACATTCCAACCAATAGACCTTTGATTATTGTTCTCAATCATCAAAGCATGCATGATATACCCCCTATTGTATGGTTCATGCGAAAACACCATCCTAAATTTGTCAGTAAAAAAGAACTGGGCAAAGGCATACCCAGTGTATCCTATAATTTAAGACACGGAGGCTCTGTACTTATTGACAGAAACGATAGTAGACAGGCATTATCCGAAATTGCCAAACTAGGCCGTTATATAGAAAAGTACAAAAGAAGCGCGGTAATATTTCCCGAGGGGACCCGTAGCCGTACCGGCCACCCAAAACCGTTTAAAGCCACAGGATTAAAGTTGCTAATGAAAAATGCACCTTCGGCTTTAATTGTACCTATAAGCATCAACAATTCATGGAAAATGCTCAAATACGGTAAGTTCCCTAATGGCATAGGAAATCGTATTACTTTTGATGTACATGACCCTATAGAAGTTAATTCTGATTTTGATTCAGCCTTAGCGAAGGCCGAACAAAGTGTGGTTTCCGGCATAACTTCTTTTAAATCGTAA
- a CDS encoding HD domain-containing protein produces MTNSEIVEQTIAFVKETLQGAEGGHDWFHIQRVFKNTLLIAKEEKVDVLVVSLGALLHDIADAKFNDGDETIGPKLAQHFLTDLGVNKDTIDHVIKIIENISFKNSLEKGNKFSSLELKVVQDADRLDALGAIGIARAFNYGGFKNRELYNPDIAPNLKMTKEEYKKSKAPTLNHFYEKLLLLKDKMNTATGTKLAEQRHQYMLDYLEQFYQEWDPLQLNTGFTA; encoded by the coding sequence ATGACCAATTCCGAAATAGTAGAACAAACCATTGCTTTTGTAAAAGAAACTTTGCAAGGCGCCGAGGGCGGACATGATTGGTTTCATATTCAACGTGTTTTTAAAAATACACTGCTTATAGCAAAAGAAGAAAAAGTAGATGTTTTAGTGGTTAGTCTAGGGGCGCTCTTGCATGATATTGCAGACGCGAAATTTAATGATGGTGATGAGACTATAGGCCCAAAACTTGCTCAACACTTTTTGACGGACTTGGGGGTGAACAAAGACACCATTGACCATGTTATTAAAATTATCGAGAACATCTCTTTTAAAAATTCCCTTGAAAAAGGAAATAAGTTTTCCTCTTTAGAACTAAAAGTGGTTCAAGATGCAGACCGTTTAGATGCTCTGGGAGCCATAGGCATTGCCAGAGCTTTCAATTACGGTGGATTTAAAAACCGAGAACTCTACAACCCTGATATAGCTCCCAATCTAAAAATGACCAAAGAGGAGTATAAAAAATCTAAAGCACCTACATTAAATCACTTTTACGAAAAATTACTTCTATTAAAGGATAAAATGAACACGGCAACTGGCACAAAGCTAGCAGAGCAACGCCATCAATATATGTTAGATTACCTTGAACAGTTTTATCAAGAATGGGACCCTCTTCAACTAAATACAGGGTTCACAGCATAA
- a CDS encoding Gfo/Idh/MocA family protein has product MQRRKFIKNAAAASTVFSIVPSFVMGKNHVAPSDTLYVGAFGVGGRGSGVINGLDATGKVKFVTLCDVDDRRAADTYKKYPKAKRYTDYRKVYDKHLSEIDAIMVATPDHMHASIALPFMRAKKHAYVEKPLTHNINEARMMTQVAKEHGIVTQMGNQGASSDGSREAKEWIDSGIIGKVYKVDCWTNRPVWPQGVPAPTEKQSVPKGLDWDLWLGVAAQRDYNAAYLPFKWRGFWDFGTGALGDMGCHIMETPFSVLNLGYPTEAEASCTTNWVGDFVEADYSESCPASSIVRLKFNTEQHGDIALNWYDGGLMPDLPDELADGETIGDGGGGSVFYGTKGILVTDTYSRNARLLPSKNMDMFKAPAPYLKRIDGDVEGHQRNFVEGCLNGTETSSDFKRSGPLTEAVLMGNLAIKAFQYKKLKEGKKIGDWDPFEYPGRRKILWDGDNMKVTNWDMANEWVKGKYRKGWELK; this is encoded by the coding sequence ATGCAAAGAAGAAAGTTTATCAAGAATGCAGCAGCGGCTTCCACCGTATTTTCCATTGTACCTAGTTTTGTAATGGGTAAAAACCATGTTGCCCCTAGTGACACCCTGTATGTGGGTGCTTTTGGTGTTGGCGGACGTGGCTCAGGAGTTATAAACGGGCTAGACGCCACCGGAAAAGTAAAATTTGTAACCCTCTGTGATGTTGACGATAGAAGAGCGGCAGACACTTACAAGAAATACCCAAAAGCTAAAAGGTATACAGACTATAGAAAAGTCTATGACAAGCACCTAAGTGAAATAGATGCCATTATGGTAGCAACGCCAGACCATATGCACGCCTCTATTGCCCTACCTTTTATGCGCGCCAAAAAACACGCTTATGTTGAAAAACCGTTGACACATAATATCAACGAAGCACGAATGATGACCCAAGTTGCCAAAGAACACGGCATTGTAACCCAAATGGGAAATCAAGGGGCATCAAGTGATGGTAGTCGTGAAGCAAAAGAATGGATAGACTCCGGCATCATTGGAAAGGTATATAAAGTAGATTGCTGGACCAACCGTCCCGTATGGCCACAAGGTGTACCCGCTCCAACTGAAAAACAATCCGTTCCAAAGGGTCTTGATTGGGATTTATGGCTAGGAGTAGCCGCACAGCGAGATTACAATGCAGCCTACCTTCCTTTTAAATGGAGGGGTTTTTGGGATTTTGGAACCGGTGCTCTTGGTGATATGGGATGCCACATTATGGAAACTCCATTCAGTGTACTAAACTTAGGATATCCTACGGAAGCAGAAGCTAGTTGCACAACCAACTGGGTTGGCGATTTTGTGGAAGCGGATTATAGTGAATCTTGCCCTGCATCTTCAATTGTACGATTAAAATTCAATACAGAACAACATGGGGATATTGCCCTAAATTGGTATGATGGCGGACTCATGCCTGATTTACCAGATGAGTTGGCAGATGGCGAAACTATTGGCGATGGCGGCGGTGGTTCTGTTTTTTACGGTACCAAAGGTATTTTAGTGACGGACACCTACTCTCGTAATGCCAGATTGTTACCAAGCAAAAACATGGACATGTTTAAAGCCCCTGCTCCTTATTTAAAGCGAATTGATGGTGATGTTGAAGGTCACCAAAGAAACTTTGTAGAAGGCTGCTTAAATGGCACCGAAACCTCATCTGATTTTAAGAGATCGGGACCACTGACGGAAGCCGTGTTGATGGGCAACTTGGCCATTAAAGCTTTTCAATATAAAAAATTGAAAGAGGGTAAAAAAATTGGCGATTGGGATCCTTTTGAATACCCAGGAAGAAGAAAAATTCTTTGGGATGGTGACAATATGAAGGTAACCAACTGGGATATGGCCAACGAGTGGGTAAAAGGTAAGTATCGTAAAGGTTGGGAGTTAAAATAA
- a CDS encoding glycosyltransferase: MKPETTLTPASKLNFIQKFRIFIETANAWGIFVMGSTFVLMIGAAYMSYILRSDLNQFNLERSTSTFGQGFMYLALGLFIFKAVFFLFIIYRYFKYKVVDSVSDEELPTVTVIVPAYNEGKQVYDTLMSLAESDFPHEKLQLLSIDDGSKDDTWHWMKEAKKVLGDRVTIFQQPKNMGKRHGLYRGFNEGTGEIFVTVDSDSIVDPDTLRNLVSPFVVNEKCGAVAGNIRVLNNKRALLPKMLDVSFVQSFEFVRSAESSLNSVLCTPGALAAYRRTAVFNCLDEWINQTFMGQPSDIGEDRAMTNMILKQGFHVLFQRNAYAYTNVPEKYKGLYKMFIRWGRSNVRENIEMSKYVFSNFREGSKFGSRLLFISQSIKILMSYPFLFFMFFFILTHPLLFLSSTLVSILVLSTFPVLFYAKRYDFKESVWAYSYSILFTFGLFWITPYAIATANKRGWLTRELPTKK; the protein is encoded by the coding sequence ATGAAACCAGAAACCACATTAACACCAGCTTCTAAATTGAATTTCATTCAAAAATTTAGAATATTTATTGAAACAGCAAACGCTTGGGGCATATTTGTTATGGGAAGCACCTTTGTTTTGATGATCGGCGCAGCTTATATGTCATACATTTTAAGAAGTGACTTAAATCAGTTCAATCTAGAACGTTCCACTTCAACCTTTGGCCAAGGTTTTATGTATTTGGCTCTTGGTCTTTTTATTTTTAAAGCCGTCTTTTTTCTATTTATCATTTACAGATATTTTAAATATAAGGTAGTTGATTCTGTTTCCGATGAAGAATTACCAACGGTAACCGTAATTGTACCTGCTTATAATGAGGGCAAACAAGTGTATGATACGTTGATGAGTTTGGCGGAAAGTGATTTTCCACATGAAAAACTGCAGTTATTGTCTATTGATGATGGTAGTAAAGATGATACATGGCACTGGATGAAAGAAGCCAAAAAAGTTTTGGGTGACCGTGTAACCATTTTTCAACAACCCAAAAACATGGGTAAACGCCATGGTTTATACAGAGGTTTCAATGAAGGTACCGGTGAGATTTTTGTAACTGTAGATAGTGATTCTATTGTAGATCCAGATACGCTTCGTAACCTAGTAAGTCCGTTTGTTGTTAACGAAAAATGTGGAGCAGTTGCGGGTAATATTCGCGTTCTAAATAACAAAAGAGCATTACTTCCTAAGATGTTGGATGTAAGTTTTGTTCAGAGTTTTGAATTCGTACGATCTGCAGAAAGTTCTTTAAATTCTGTATTGTGCACCCCAGGAGCATTAGCGGCTTACCGTAGAACAGCGGTTTTTAACTGTTTGGATGAGTGGATAAATCAGACATTTATGGGACAACCTTCAGATATTGGAGAAGACCGTGCCATGACTAACATGATATTGAAACAAGGGTTTCATGTCTTGTTCCAAAGAAATGCATATGCCTATACCAATGTTCCTGAAAAGTACAAAGGTCTTTATAAGATGTTCATTAGATGGGGTAGAAGTAATGTTCGTGAAAATATTGAAATGTCTAAGTATGTCTTTTCAAACTTTAGAGAAGGTTCAAAATTTGGGTCGCGTTTGTTGTTCATTAGCCAATCGATTAAAATACTAATGAGCTACCCATTTTTATTTTTTATGTTCTTCTTTATTTTGACACATCCACTTTTGTTCTTAAGCTCTACGCTTGTAAGCATATTGGTTCTGTCTACATTCCCGGTATTGTTTTATGCAAAACGATATGACTTTAAAGAATCTGTATGGGCATACTCATACAGTATTTTGTTCACTTTTGGTTTGTTCTGGATTACACCTTATGCTATTGCAACTGCAAATAAAAGAGGTTGGTTAACCCGTGAATTGCCAACAAAGAAGTAA
- a CDS encoding porin family protein yields MKKVVFLLTALVTITSSNAQDFGFGVKGGINVASIGGSAYSGLGSLGTKVSFHLGGVAEIPISDKIAVQPELLYSSQGTNWDYGTGDNNLKLDYVNLPILGKYYILEGLSAEAGPVVGFLVSTNEEDDDRFNTLDFAFAIGASYKLNDNIFFSLRYNKGVTNINGDSFTGGKSQNNVFQLSAGYAF; encoded by the coding sequence ATGAAAAAAGTAGTATTTCTTTTAACCGCACTTGTAACAATCACTTCTTCCAATGCACAAGATTTTGGGTTTGGAGTAAAAGGAGGAATTAACGTAGCTTCCATTGGGGGTAGTGCTTATTCCGGTTTAGGTAGTTTGGGCACAAAAGTCAGCTTTCACTTGGGTGGAGTTGCAGAAATTCCAATTTCGGATAAAATAGCTGTACAACCAGAACTACTATATTCTTCACAAGGTACAAATTGGGATTATGGTACAGGTGATAATAACCTAAAATTGGATTATGTAAACCTACCGATTTTAGGAAAGTATTACATTTTAGAGGGTTTAAGTGCCGAAGCAGGACCAGTGGTTGGTTTTTTAGTATCAACTAATGAGGAAGATGATGATCGTTTTAATACGTTAGATTTTGCCTTTGCTATTGGTGCATCTTACAAACTGAATGACAATATTTTTTTCAGTCTTAGGTATAATAAAGGTGTTACCAATATTAATGGAGATTCTTTCACTGGAGGGAAAAGTCAAAACAACGTCTTTCAGCTTTCGGCAGGGTACGCATTTTAA